A window of Paenibacillus polygoni contains these coding sequences:
- a CDS encoding SDR family oxidoreductase, whose translation MTLRLENKLAVVTGGGAGIGQATAIRFAKEGARVFLLDRTVEKAEETKQIIEKNGGRADVVECDISEPKMVERAMKEVADLAGGKVDIVFANAGVNGKLAPIETMEVEDWDQTMCINMRGTFATVKYAIPYMKDNGGSIIINSSINGNRVFSNIGFSAYASTKAGQAAFMKMAALELARYKIRVNSVHPGAIDTEIDGKTTRSEDLEEVQIPVEYPEGGHPLAGEAGKPEQVANLVLFLASDEASHVSGTEVYVDGAESLLRG comes from the coding sequence ATGACACTACGTCTAGAAAACAAGCTCGCAGTCGTTACTGGAGGAGGTGCCGGCATTGGTCAGGCAACAGCTATTCGATTCGCAAAAGAAGGAGCACGGGTGTTTTTGCTGGACCGGACAGTAGAAAAGGCAGAGGAAACTAAACAAATCATCGAGAAAAATGGCGGCCGCGCTGACGTAGTCGAATGTGACATTTCAGAGCCCAAAATGGTGGAACGCGCAATGAAGGAAGTTGCCGATCTTGCGGGAGGCAAGGTTGACATCGTTTTTGCCAATGCTGGAGTAAACGGCAAGCTCGCCCCTATTGAAACCATGGAAGTGGAAGATTGGGATCAAACCATGTGTATTAATATGCGCGGAACATTCGCAACTGTGAAATATGCCATCCCTTATATGAAAGATAACGGAGGCAGCATTATCATTAACAGTTCGATCAACGGAAACCGGGTCTTCTCAAACATCGGTTTCTCCGCATACGCTTCAACAAAAGCAGGTCAAGCTGCATTTATGAAAATGGCTGCACTGGAGCTGGCAAGATACAAGATTCGAGTGAATTCAGTTCACCCTGGTGCAATTGACACAGAGATTGACGGTAAAACGACTCGCTCTGAAGACTTGGAAGAAGTCCAGATTCCTGTTGAATATCCTGAGGGCGGACATCCACTCGCTGGTGAGGCCGGTAAACCAGAACAAGTCGCAAATCTAGTATTGTTCCTTGCTTCTGATGAAGCCTCTCACGTATCAGGTACGGAAGTTTATGTAGATGGAGCTGAATCACTGCTTCGAGGTTAA